In the genome of Synechococcus sp. UW179A, the window AGACAGCGATCGCAGCAACATCGGACTCATTCTGAATCTTTCCAGCTGGCTGAATCTGACCATTCGCATTGGCACCAGGTTGTTGTGTGTGATCGGCATCCCATTCCTGATTCTTGGAGGAATTCGCAGCTGGTCAACAGGCGGAGGGCGCATCGCGATCGGAGGGTTGATCGGGCTGTTGATTTGCACAGTCGCCACCATGCGTTCCAGCACTGTTCATGAGTACTACCAGTTCCCGCTGCTGTTGTTCACATCACCGCTCATTGGATTGGGCTGGAACTCTTGGCAGAGGCAGCGAAACGGACGATTGATCTGGACGTTTCTGGGGCTTTGGATGATGGTCAGCGTCGTTGTACTTTCACTTGATTACTGGGCTATCGAGGCTCGCCAGAGCAGAATCTGGATGCCACTGGCGAAGACCATCCGCAATGAGCTCCCGGCAGATGCTCGACTGATCACAGTGACTGGCCCTGACCCGACACTTCTCAATCTCTCTCGTCGTCAGGGTTGGCTCATCTCCAGCGGGAAAATCACCCCATCGAAAATGACTGAATTGAAGCAAGCTGGGGCAAGTCATCTGGCAGGAAGCTTTCTCTGGGAGGAGACCTATCAGGCCATGCCAGAAGATCATCAAAAAACACTTCGTCGTATCGCATCCTCTAGCGATAACGGCTGGATCGACGAAAGACATCAGACGTTTCTTATCCCACTCAAGGATCTACCGACAGACTTTTAAGTCATCACTGCAGACATCATCATTGAATCCACGGACAATCTCTAGCAGATCCTGCTCTATTTGACACTGATCCAGCCAAATTCTGCTGTCGCTGCAACACAACGGCTCCCTGATGACAGTGCACCAACTGATAATCACCCGATTCAGTGAGCTTGTTCAACTCACGCCGAATCGAACGCTGCTGATTGTGCTCAAGATCGAACACTGGAGCGAGCGGTGAATAAAACCCTGGGAATGCCACAACCCAATCAACATTTTGCGGATCTCCATCGCGATCGCGGTAACGAATGTGTTTCGGGAAGCGGATGACCACATCCCGTTGAGCTAAGAGAGGCAGAAGGGGCGTATCGGCCGAAACGGAAGCCTGCTCCGGGATCATGGCCACGGCCTCAAGCGCAGCGGCCCTTCGATCGAGCATCTCGGTTGGAGGTACATGCACCCAGGGAGAAAAACTGTCCGGGACCAGTGCTGAAAGGCTGCGATGTGGATTACCAACCAGAGTGAGCAGAAGCCCGAGGGCGAGGGCTCCTGTCCAGCATCGACGAATCCATCGTCTGGACCAGATGGCGGGGTGGGTCTGCCACCACAGGACCGCTCCCAGGTACAGGCCGGGAACCAGGGCAAGCACATAACGCAGCGTGACAGACAGTGCTGAACGTCCCTGGGAGACCAAAGCGATGAACAGAGGAACGGCCACAAGCAGCAACGAATCAACGGAAAGCAGCGGGATAAACAGCAACGGCAGACTCAAAGCAAGCAGGAACCCGAGCGTGCTGCCTGGCGGTGACACGATTGCCTGAAGCAGCGCCAGAGGCTGGCGGAGCATGCCGAGCATCACCGCAAACGTGCCACCTGAAACGTCCTCAACGAGATGTCCAAACTTCTCCTGAAGAAAGCGATCCGAAAGTGAGGAATCAACCGCCGGCTGAATCCAACCCGTCACTAGTAGCACCCAGAAAAATGCCATCAGCATCAAGCCGACAGACATCCAGCGCATACCTGGCCGCCTAACAAGACCCCATAGTCCAAGCGAAAACAACACCAGACCGCTGTCCTCACGCACCAGCAACAGCAGCAGCGCGGTCAGGATCAGCTGACCACGACGGTCCTCTAGAAGTGCCTCTACAACAAGAAATCCAAGGAGTGGCAACCAGATGAGATCGTGAAAATTTTCAAGTGCAGGTCCGATCACCGCGCCACTCAGGTAATAAGCGGCGGTAATCCTGAGGGCGAGAGATTCGGGCAGACGCCTAGAAGCGATCCGCCATAACACAAGACCTGCCGCCGTCAGCACGGACACCTGCGCTATCGGTAATGCCCAGCTGCCGAGGAAGACAAGCAGAGGAGCAACGAACAGCGTGAGTGCATTGGCATGCTGACCAAGGTG includes:
- a CDS encoding glycosyltransferase family 39 protein, which encodes MPITGIHSWRQADTAAMARHFHLSKTPIWLPQIDWGGESTGYVESEFPLFPYLTSQLYQFFGIHEWLGRCVSILCSGLTIWLIIRLGRRWFDPTAGWWGGMAMAVAPLGVYYGRSFQAEALMLLCAAAALECHSFWSSQKSKWGLVLSWLFFTTAALIKVIPLLWLGLPLLLVHLTPAPREQAITLQVTAQQLLRLFRSPGFWIYGGTSIAIISAWYFHAYHLGEASGLSFGFWGEDSDRSNIGLILNLSSWLNLTIRIGTRLLCVIGIPFLILGGIRSWSTGGGRIAIGGLIGLLICTVATMRSSTVHEYYQFPLLLFTSPLIGLGWNSWQRQRNGRLIWTFLGLWMMVSVVVLSLDYWAIEARQSRIWMPLAKTIRNELPADARLITVTGPDPTLLNLSRRQGWLISSGKITPSKMTELKQAGASHLAGSFLWEETYQAMPEDHQKTLRRIASSSDNGWIDERHQTFLIPLKDLPTDF
- a CDS encoding DUF2079 domain-containing protein, with protein sequence MRDPFATGVSARWSCPRPVILLAGGFFLLCLTIQIWRLESLSATYDQALFLQELWSTAQGRPFESSLSSVLSGPVKVGGELPRIGYLHLGQHANALTLFVAPLLVFLGSWALPIAQVSVLTAAGLVLWRIASRRLPESLALRITAAYYLSGAVIGPALENFHDLIWLPLLGFLVVEALLEDRRGQLILTALLLLLVREDSGLVLFSLGLWGLVRRPGMRWMSVGLMLMAFFWVLLVTGWIQPAVDSSLSDRFLQEKFGHLVEDVSGGTFAVMLGMLRQPLALLQAIVSPPGSTLGFLLALSLPLLFIPLLSVDSLLLVAVPLFIALVSQGRSALSVTLRYVLALVPGLYLGAVLWWQTHPAIWSRRWIRRCWTGALALGLLLTLVGNPHRSLSALVPDSFSPWVHVPPTEMLDRRAAALEAVAMIPEQASVSADTPLLPLLAQRDVVIRFPKHIRYRDRDGDPQNVDWVVAFPGFYSPLAPVFDLEHNQQRSIRRELNKLTESGDYQLVHCHQGAVVLQRQQNLAGSVSNRAGSARDCPWIQ